The DNA region GCGTAGACCCTCGGCGTTGAAGTCGGCCAGCCGCGACTCCACAAAGGCCAGCACGGCGTCGGGCTCGTTGTTGCCCAGCTCGCGCAGCACCCAGCCCACACCGAGGTTGATGAACCGCTCCGGGCTGGGCAGGAGCGCCCCGGCAGTTTGCAGCACCAGGGCCGTGAGCCCGGGGAGGGAGCTTTCCCCCTTGCGCGCGAACCCCACAAAGGAGACGGCGGCGGCGCGTTTGCGCCACACATTGGACGCATCCCGCCACGACGCCACGGCGCGGGCGCATTCCATGCCGCCTTGAGTAATGAGCGGCGCGCAGACACGGCCGCACACGGTGTCGCAGGTGGCCCACTCCTGGACGCAGCCGTCGTCGAAGACATCCGCCAGCAGGTCGAGCCCTTCGCGCCACCCCAGCGCCCCGGCTGCAATGACGCGTTCCAGCACCATGGCGCCGGCGTACTTGTCCTCGGAGTAGGGCTGGCGCAGCAGGGCGAAGCCGATCTCCCGCAGCTGCGACGGCTCGGCCTCGTGCAGGTCCTCCGCGAGCCACTGGCGCACTACCGCTGTCACACCCGGCCGCTTGACCCCGCGGTGGGGAATCACGTGCTTGAGGTAGGCGTCGGCCCCGGCCCTGACCTCGGGATCGGCCCCGGCGTCCAGACGGACGGCCAGGCGTTCGATGGCGTGTTGGATCATGCGCGTCTCCGGGTATCCCTGGGAAAGAAAAACCCCCTCCCGACGAGCGTCAGGAGGGGGCCATTCAGCGTATTGCAGTGCAGCCTAATGGTAGTCTTCGGAGTACTGCAGGTCTTCGACGTAGAGCTTCTTGAACTTCGGGGGCTCCTTGTCGAGGGTTCCGAGATCCCGCTTCACCTCGATGGCGATCTTCCAGAGGATGGTCAGGATGATCGCGCCGATGGCGTAGATGCCGATGGTGATGGTCAGCTCGGGGATGGTGGGCACGTACTCGGTAACGGTCTCGAACGGCGTGGGAGTGAAACCGCCAACGATGAGGCCGATGCCCTTGTCGATGTAGGTGGCGATGACCAGCAGCATCAGCGCCCAGGGCAGCACCTTGTGGTTGTCGCGGATCTTGGCCGGGATGAGCAGCACAAGGCTGATGGCCGCGGTGATCACGGCGACCCACATGTAGGGCACCCACTGGTTGTAGCCGTCAAGACCCGAGAACAGATAGATGATCGGGGACTTGTGGCCGGGGATGCTGGAGTAGAAGGAGGTGAACATTTCCAACAGGTAGAAGAAGATGTTCACGCACATGGCGTAGGTGATGATCTTGGCTACGCTCATGATGGCTTCCGTGCCGGCGCGGAACTTGGTCAGCTTTTGCAGCAGGAAGACGAGCAGCAGCAGGATGGCCGGGCCGGAGGCGAAGGCGGAGGCCAGGAAGCGGGCGGCCATGATGGCGGTCAGCCAATAGTGGCGGCCGGGCAGGCCGGCGTACAGGAAGGCTGTGACCGTATGGATGGAGAACGCCCAGATGATGGAGAGCCAGATGAAGTACTTGAGCCAGCTCGGCGGATCCACGCGGTTGCGCTCACACTCCAGGGAGACCCAGCCGATGAAGAGGTTCAGGTACATGTAGACGTTGAGAACGACCATGTCCCAGAACAGCACGGAGTTGGGAGTGGGGTGGAGCACCACGTTGAAGAGGCGCTGCGGCTGACCAAGGTCGACCACGACGAAGAGGATGCACATCGCAACGGAGGCGATGGCCAGGAACTCGCCGAGGATGATGATCTTCTTGAAGGCCTTGTAGTGGTGGAAGTAGGCGGGCAACACGAGCATGACCGCCGAGGCCGCCACACCGACCAGGTAGGTGAGCTGGGCGATGTAGAAGCCCCAGGAGACGTCCCTCGACATGCCTGTGAGCTTCAGACCCATGTTGAGCTGTACGACATAGACCAGCATGCCTACAGAGGCGATGCCGGCAAGGACGAAAAGCCATATCCAGTATCCAGGTGATCCCTTGAGTGCTTTTTCCAGCATGGCGAGCCCCTTAGATGATGTAATACACGCTGGGCTGGGTACCCAGAGAGGTTTTACGGCGGATGGAGAAGTTCTCCCGGAGAGCCTTGCGAACGTCGGAGTTCGGATCGTCGAGATCGCCGAAGACCAAGGCACCTTCGGAAGCTTCCACACACGCGGGCATCATACCCTGGGCCAGGCGCTCGACGCAGAAATCACACTTCTCTACGACGCCGCGCATACGCGTGGGGTAGTCCGGATTGAGCTCCTTGATGTACGGCCGCGGATCGCCGAAGTTGAAGCTGCGCGATCCGTACGGGCAGGCCGCCATGCAGAACCGGCAGCCGATGCAGCGGTGCATGTCCATCATCACGATGCCGTCCCAGTCGCGCTTGAAGGTCGCCTTGGTGGGGCAGACGCGCACGCACGGCGGGTTGTCGCAGTGGTTGCACAGCAGCAGGAAGTCCATCATCTTGACGTCTTCGGCAAGGTAGTGGCTTTCCTTCTCGGTGAAGGTGTGCTCGAAGGAGTCTTCCCAGATCCACTTGATCTCGTTCTTGTGCTTCGGGATCTTCGGGACGTTGTGGTAGCTGTGGCAGGCCGAGATGATCTGCTTGAAGTGCTCCGGGCCCTTGATCTTCCTGGTGAAGATGGCCATGCCCCAGCGCGTGGCCGTCAGCGCATGCGGGTTCATGGTGTCCGCTGCGGGGGCGTCAGCCGCGGGGGCGGCAGCGAGGCCCTCTTCGGAGGCCGCAGCGGGCAGGGCGGAGCAGCCCAGGCCCAGTGCCGATATGCCGGCGATTTTCAAAAAGTCACGTCTGGTCTTGCTCATTGCTCGTTCCCCCTTGGGGCCTGGTGGCATTGCCAGCAGTAAGGGTTTACGCTCGCAGTGTCGTGGCACTTGTCGCAGAACTCGGCCTTGTTGGTGTGGCACTTCATGCAGGTGTTCTGCAAACTCATCTCGTAAACCTTGCCGTCGGTAGCGGTGTAGAGCCGCTCGCCCTGGCGAACCACGCGATCGCGCCAGTCGTTGAGCATCTGCATGTGGTTCGCTTTCATGTAGTCAGCGGATTCAATGCACTTGTCCTGATCTTTGGGAAGTGCGAGCTCGGGCGTCTTGTAGCCGGGGACGAAGATCGAGCTCCACCAGAACGGAAGCGTCGCCAGAATCAGAAAGACGACGATGCCGGGGACGATGTACTTGGCGTTGTACATGATTATTCACCCTCCATGCCGGGCAGTTCCTCCAGGCGGAGATCCATGGTGCGCTTCTTCTCGCCCTTCATGATGAGCGCGTTTGCCACCAACTCGTGCACGCCGCTGATGCCAACGCCGGGAGCCCAGTAGTCGGCCAGCGGAATGAGCGTGGCGCGGTCGATAGCGCAGATGCAGGACATCATGTTCACATCGTGCTCACGCTGGACATGGCGCAGGGCGTTGCCGCGGGGCAGGCCGCCGCGCATGCGGATCTCCATGATCTCGTCCGTATTGAGGCCCGAACCGCCGCCGCAGCAGTAGGTCTGCTCGCGGATGGTGGAGGGGGGCATCTCGAAGAAGTTACGCACAGCCTGCTTGATGACGTAGCGGGGCTCTTCGAAGAAGCCCATGCCGCGCGCCGGGTTGCAGGAGTCGTGGAATGTGACGCGCAGATGGTCGTTGCGGCTGGGGTCCAGGCGGATCTTGTTGTGCTTCATGAGGTCCGCGGTGAACTCGCAGATGTGGACCATCTTGGTCTGGCGGGCGTTCTCGAAAACCGTGCCGGTGATGGGGCTCTTGGGCACTTCGAGGAACGGCGCCGGGCCGTTGTGGGTGTCCATGTACTGGTTGATGACGCGCCACATGTGGCCGCACTCGCCGCCCAGGATCCACTTGGAGCCGAGGCGTTCAGCTTCGGCGTACATCTTTGCGTTCAGCTTCTTCATCATCTCGTGGGAGGTGAAGAGGCCGAAGTTGCCGCCTTCTGATGCGTAGGTGGAGAGCGTGTAGTCCAGGCCGATCTCATGGAAGAGCATGAGGTAGCCCATGAAGGTGTACACGCCGGGGTCCGCGAAGACGTCGCCCGAGGGGGTGATGAAGATGACCTCATGGCCCTTCTCGTTCATGGGCGGGTCGATCTTGATGCCCGTGACCTCCTCGATGTCCTCGCAGAGGAAGTCGACGATGTCCTTGAAGGCGTGCGGCTGGATGCCCAGGTGGTTGCCCATGCGGTTACAGTTGCGCACAGGCTCCATGATCCAGTTGATGCCGATGCCGAGCAGGTGCAGGAGCTCGCGCGCCATCATCGTCACCTCGGCGGTGTCGATGCCGTAGGGGCAGTAGAGCGAGCAGCGCCGGCATTCCGTGCACTGGTAGAAGTAGTAGAACCACTCCTTGACCACATCCTGAGTCAGAGGGCGGGCGCCGGCGAGCTTGCCGAGGATCTTGCCCGCGGTGGTGAACTCCTTGCGGTAGATGGACCGCAGAAGCTCGGCGCGCAGAACCGGCATGTTCTTGGGGTCGCCGCCGCCGATGAAGAAGTGGCACTTGTCGGCGCAGGCGCCGCAACGCACGCAGATGTCCATGAACAGCTTGAAGGAGCGGTACCTGGAGAGGCGGTCCTTCATGCCGTCGTGGAGGATTTCCATCCAGTTTTCCGGCAGCTTCCAGTCATCGTCCTTGGGAGACCACACCCTGGGGTTGGGGAAGCCGATCTCCTCGATGATCTCTGGCTTGGCCGGGTAGCAGAAGTTGCCGTCTTCGAAGACGGGCTTCCTGTCCATCCAGCCCTGTTGGGGCATGGAATAGTCTATGTTCAACAATTCTTCTGGAGTGGGAACGTTGGCCATGGACCAGCTCCTTATTCGGCTTCCGCCTCGGTTTCAGGCGTTTCTTCCAGCTGCTTCTCGACAGGCAGACCAGCTTCCACCATGACCTCGCGGAAATCGTCCTCGTACGCCTCGTAGGTGTGGAACTTCTTGGGCGGATTCCAGGGGTTCACGTGATGATTCATGCGCGTGTCGTTGGGTGCGTTACGGGTGGGCGAGAGGAACACGCCGCCCATGTGCATGAGCTTCGAGAAGGGGAAATACATGAGCAGTATGCTCACGAAGAACAGATGAATGTAGAAGATGGCGCCGACCGAGTCCACGACGACGGGGTCGAACTGCACCAGGCTCATGGTCATCTGCTTCACGCCGACGATGTCGGTCTTGCCGAAGTAGCGCATCCAGAGGCCGGTGCTGACGATGCTCAGAAGGAGGAACAGCGGGAAGTAATCCGAGAGCAGCGAGATGTAGCGGACCTTGTTGTCGAAAACGCGCCGGAGCAGCAGAAAGAGCAGCGCGCCCACGATGATGAGGTCGGTCTGGTACAGGCGCGGAGCGCCAATCTGCAGAATGCCGTCCATGAACTCGGCGCCCTTCACCAGAATCGGCACGGGCTCCATGAACAGGCGGAAGTGACGGATGAAGATGAGCAGGAAGCAGTAGTGGAACGCGAGGCCAAAGAGCCACAGCCACTTGGCCGAGTAGTAGGCCACCCGGGGCTCGCCGTCCTGCCAGCGCAGCTTCATGGAGGTGTTCCGGAACAACGAACGGAACGTGAGCACTTCCAGAATCATGCGGCCGACTGTCCAGCCTTTGTTGGGCGGGTTGTCCAGGTAGTCCGTCTGAATCCAGTCCAGACTCTTCTGCTGGCCGCCTGTGGTTGGTATGCGGAACGGTACGGGCGATCGAGCCCAGTCGATCAGCTTATACACGAATCCGAATACGAAAACGCCGACAGCAACGTATGGGATGATAGCTGCAAACGTGAGCTTGTAGCCAGATTCCACTCCCAAGTACGCCAGGCTGCCGAACGCCAGGACGAGGAGAAATGCGATAAAAAATGACATGTACCCTTACCTCGCTTGCTCTGTTGACACGGCTAATGTTTCGGGGTGTCAGGGTCTTCGGCCTGATCGCCGTATATCATCTTGGCTCGCTCCAGGAGCCTCGAATGCTGCCGTTTCACTTCATCGATGCGAAGCTGATTGATCTGGTCGCGGCAAATGCAATAGTTTTCGAAGGAAAGGAGCGCCAAGCTATCGATTTTCGACTCGAATTGCAATAACTCCCCATAGAGGGAGGCCCCTTCTTCGGACTGCCGAACCAGCTCGCGGACAACGGTCTTGAGCAGGAAGATGACACCCACGGCTTGTGATGCAGAGAAGTCCTGGACGGCGCGGACGCGCACGATCTCGTCGATGTGCGGTCTGACTGCCTCGCTGTCCAGCCCTTCGCCAATCAATAAGTCGACAAGCGCGCTGATGGCCGCCGTGGTGCGTTGTCCCACGGGGTTCGCGAACTGGTCTTTCTGTCTGCGCATGAAACCGACCGTGTCGAGCGGATACGTCCGGAAGATGGCATCGCGCCACCGCTCATCGATCAAGTCCCGGTTTTCGTGTAAGATTTCCGTAAGATTCATTGTGTCTATGTGAATAGTTCGTGAGAATTTGCGCGAGTTCGTTTACTCACTGTTCGGGCACAGGCTATAATGATTTTTCGCAACTTTGTCCAAAGTAAAACACGCAGCAGAGTTACCCGGACGTGTGCGTTCTCCGGGGAATACACGTATTTCGTGAAAAAATTCCCAAATTTCTGCGACAATGGGAACCTCCCCGAAAACTGACCTGCGTCCTCTGGAAAAAACAGTGTTGCCTACCAGACCTCATCAGCTTCGTCCAGCGCTCCTTGCCCGTTCATCGCCCTTGTGGCAGAAGGTCTGACCATGTCTGCTCCGCGCCGCATACTCTTCCGCGCAGTGTCGCAAGGGCTCCGTTCCGGACGCATATTCCCCCTTGTCCTGGGGCTTTGCCTGCTGGCGTTGGCGGGGCAGGCGGCGGCCCAGGAACCCGTCGGGGTCTACATTTCCAAGCGGTTGCCCCACGTGGCGTTCGACGACTGCACCCTGCGCGAAGAGCGGCTCCAGGGGCCGTGGCGATTTCTGCGCCGGCTGGATCTCGCCGGCGTGTCGCCGGAGCGCGTCTCCTACTTCCGCGGCGAGGACGGCCGTTATGGTTTCACCCTCCACGGCATAGGCCTGGAAAAGCCAGCCCATTTCCTTCAGCAGCGTGACGGCGCCGTGGTCAGCGAGCACGAGGATTCGTCCATAACCTTTATATCCACGATAACCGGTGCCGATGAGGCGGCGGGACTGGCCCGGAAGCTGCGCACCCTGGTGCAGCTCTGCGCCAGCAGGAAGGACGCGCCGTGACGGGGCTCCATAATACGTCGCGTCAGGCGGGGAATAGCGACATCCTGCTGAACCGGTTGCAAAAACCTCTGCTTGTCCGTTATGTTGTGCCCGCCCGCGGTCCGCATCCAACGTTCCCCGTTCCGGATAGGCGGCCGTGCGCCGCGAGAAGCGTGATGAAGCACGCAGGCGAGGGGGATTGGCAGTGATATGGCATCGATACCGGAGCCTGGGCGTCCGGCTGCTTGCGCTGGTGCTGCTCTCCCTGGCGTTGATCGTATCGCGCGCCGAGCCGGCGTGGTCCCTGCTGCTCACCTCCGAGGCCATCCTGAACAGGGCGGAACAGGCCCTGACCCATCCCGAAGGCGTGGTCTGGACCCTGAATGTGGACGTGGATGAGGGCGAGCGCAGCTTGAGCCGCACCCTGCTGGTCACGGCCAAGGGCGCCAACGTGCTGGCCGAAATGCTGCGCCCGCGCGAGATGCAGGGCCAGCTCATCCTGCGCTCCGGCGACAGGTTCTGGGCCATCAACCCCGGCGTGGCGCTGCCCGATTCCCTGAAGCCCAGCAACAGTTACCTGGGTCCGGTGTCCTACGCCTGCCTCATGCCCATCGACCTTCTGGCCAACTACGAGGTGGAGGAGGTCGGCGAGGACAGCGCTTACGGCGAGGCGTGCTTCCTGTTCATCATGCGGGGCAGAAAAGGCTCCGGCGAGTACGATACCCTGCGGGTCTGGATATCCAAGAGCCGGCTGGTCGCCGTGAAAATCAACTTCTACACGCCATCGGGGCGCTTCCTGAAATCGGCATACCTTAAATATGAGCACGAGGCGCTCGTCGACGGGGAGATGCGGCCCTTCCTCTCCGATATGGACATCCGCAGCGGCATCTTCTCCGACGCCTCCGCCGTGCTGGAATGGAGCCCGCCCCAGTTCCTCAACATCCCGGCCGACACTTTCGAGCTCAGGACGCTGCTCGGCCAGGAAGCGTACGAGGAGCTGCAGCGGGAAGAGGCCAAGCGCCAGCACGCTGAACCGTCCACGCCCGATCGCAACGAGACGGACGGCGAGTAGCGTCCGCCGCAATTTCCGACAACGCAAGGAGCATCAACATGCGTATGGTTTCATTTGTTCTGGCGCTGGCGCTGCTGACCGGCGCAGGACTTTTTTCCGGCTGCAGCGAGGTACGGCCCACGTCGCCCAGGGCCAGCATGCAGCAGGGCGAAATCCCGCCGGTGCAGATCGGCATGACCAAGCAGCAGGTCGTTTCCGCCCTGGGCAGACCCTCCGGAGTGAAGGCCCATGGCCGCTACGAGTATTATTGTTACGAGGTGGACCACTACGGCGCGACCGGCAAGCCGGCCGCCATCTTCGTCAAGCACGAGGACAACCTCGTGGTTGGGTACGGCCGCGTGAATGCGCAGGACAACTGTGACTGAGAGCTCGCCCGCGCGCCGGGTGCTGCCCGCGGAGTGGGAGCCGCACCGGGCCGTCTGGCTGGGCTGGCCCACCAAGATTTCGGACTGGAGCCCCAAGTTCCAGGCTATTCCCTGGGTCTACGGCGAGATGGTCCGGCAGCTGGCTGCCTCGGAGGAGGTGCGCCTGCTGGTGGATGACGAGCGCGTGGAGGCCCGCGCCAGGAGCGTGCTGACCCGCGCCGGCATGGCGCAGGAGCTGCCCGGCGTGCGCTTTGTCCGCCAGCCCACGGACCGCGGCTGGACGCGGGACTTCATGCCCTTCTTCACGGTAGGGCGCGCTGAGGACGGCCCCGCCATATCCGGCAGCGGCATGGCCGTGGACTGCGGCTTCACGGGCTGGGCCCGCTATCCGGACCACACCCTGGACGATGCCGTATCCGTCGGGTGCGCTGCCGAGTTGGGCTGGGACATCCGGACTGCCGAGTATGATGGCAGGCGGCTGGTGCTGGAAGGCGGCGGTGTGGACACCGACGGCGCCGGCACGGTGCTCGTCACCGAGGAGTGGCTGCTGGACACCGAGGTGCAGGTGCGCAATCCGGGCATGACGCGCCAGGATTACGAGGCTGCCTTTGCCAAGCTGTTCGGCACGGACAACACTATCTGGCTGGGCCGCGGCATCGCCGGCGACGACACCCATGGCCATGTGGACGACTTCTGCCGTTTCGTGGGGCCGGGTCGCATTCTGCTCTGCCGGGAGCCCGACGGCGGCGACATGAACCACCGTCCCCTGGAGGAGAACCGCGAGAGGCTGGAGGACGCGCGGCTGGCCGACGGCTCAAAGCCGGAGGTGGTGTTCCTGCCCATGCCGCAGCCCGTGTGGTTCGACGGCATGCGCCTGCCGGCCAGTTACGGCAACTTCTACATCGGCAACAGCGTGGTTCTCGTGCCCACCTTCAACGATCCCAACGACCGCGCAGCTCTGGGCATCCTTGCGGAATGCTTTCCCGACCGCCGGGTGGTGGGCATCCACGCGGTGGATCTCGCCCTGGGCTTTGGCGGCGTGCACTGCCTGACCCATGAGCAACCCGAGGCCCTTGCCGAGAGCGATGGCTGAATAAAAATCAGCACGCCCTTGTATTCACGGTCAGAACATGGGTATAAGCGAAGAAGCGAGATAAAAAGGCGTTCACCTGCATTGGGTTCGACCCCGACGTGCTGCTGCGCATCAACGACCTTATCGAATACACGCGCAGAAAATGCGGCGATTTCCAAGGCGATGATGAAGACCGGCCAGGCCAGTTATCTTTCACGTGTGTTCCCAAGGGGGTGAGGGATGTCCGACCAGAACAAGCCGAATGAGGATGATTTCGGGTTCGAGATCGAGAAGGATTCCGCAAACGGCGGCGCCGAGAGCGAGGAGGGCCTCTCCCGCGAGGAAGCAGCCAACCTGCTCAATAATTTCAACGCCATTTTTGATGACGACGATCAAAAGGACGAGTAGCGGGGCAACTACCGCATCATGCCAGAGAGATTGAAGATTCTGATGCTGGAAGACGATCCTGTGGACCAGGACGTGTTCGAGCGTTTCATTGCCGAGAACAACCTGCCGTACGATGTGGAAACCACATCGTCGCTGCACCATGCCCTGCATCTGGTGCGTGAAAACTCGTACAGCGTGGTCATCGCCAACTACCTGCTGAACGACGGCACGGTGTTCGACCTTCTGGAGGCCGTGGACTCCGTTCCTGTGATCATCGTGACTGCCTTCGGCGACGAGGAGATCGCGGTCAAGGCCATGAAGGCCGGGGCGTACGACTACCTCATCAAGGACGAAGATCTTAATTATCTGCGCATGATACCGGTGACATTGGACCGGGCCGTGTCCCTGAACACCACGCGGCGGCAGGCCCGGATGCTTGATCTCGCGCTCATGTCCATCCACGACGCCGTGTTCATCACCCACGAGGCCGGTCGCATCGTCTTTGTCAACGCGGCCTTCTCCGAGATGTACGGCTATACCGAGACGGAGATCCTGGGCCAGGAAGCGCGCGTGCTCTGCCTGGACATGGACATCTGCCACCTCACCTCTGGTTTTGAAGCCGGCGCGGACGCCGCCGTGGAGTGCATCCACTGCCGCAAGGACGGCGTGAACTTCCCGGTCTCGGTAACGCGCTCCGACCTGGGTGACGAGTTGGGCAAGGAGCAGGCCATCGTCTGGGTGGTCCGGGACATCTCCACCTGGAAGCGGGCCGAGGAGCGGATGCTCCACTCCCTGGAGGAAAAGGAGGTGCTGCTGCGCGAGGTGCACCACCGGGTGAAGAACAACCTCCAGGTGGTTTCCAGCATGCTGAACCTGCAGGCCGGGTTCGTGCGGGACGAGCAGACCGCCGACGCCCTGCGTGACAGCCAGAATCGCGTCAAGTCCATGGCCCTGATCCACGAGTGGCTCTACCACTCGGACTCCCTCACCCGCATCGCCTTTGCCAAGTACGCCGACAGCCTGACCGATCACATCAAGAGCTCCTACCATCGCGCCGGGGGCGTTGAGGTAGAGCTGGACATCGACGAACGGTTGCAGCTGGAGGTGGACGTGGCCATACCGTGCGGCCTGATCATCAACGAGCTGGTGACCAACGCCTTCAAGCACGGCTTTCCAACCCGGGGGCCGGGTCTCGTCGCCATATCCGTGGAGCTCTCTCCGGACGGCGCGGGCCAGCCGGTGCGACTCGCGGAGTCCCGCGAGGCCAGCCGGCGCATGCGGCTGGTGGTGGAGGACAACGGGCAGGGCTTCCCAGAAGATTTCTCCCCAGCCACGGCGGACACCCTGGGCCTGCAACTTGTGGACATGCTTGCGCAGCAGCTGCACGGCACGCACACCCTGGACCGGATTCCAGAGGGGGCGCGCGTTATTGTGAACATTCCCGTGGATTAGATTTAGAGCATGTAGCAGGCTGTTGAAACTCTCCCGCCCCATAACACTTCTGGAGTCGCGATAAAATGCACCGCATCGTTTCACGCGTGTTGGCCTGCGCCGTTCTCGTACTGCTCGTGGCTGGCTGTTCTCCGCGGATCAACATTCTGGGCGGCTTCTATCGGGAGCCCCTGGAGGAGCAGACCATCGAAGGCCGTGGCACGGACAAGATCCTGCTTGTGCGGCTGCAGGGCACGCTGAAGATGTCTCCCAGCTCCGCGCTGTTGTACAAGAGGCCGAGCCCGGTGCAACGCCTGGACGAGCAGCTGGCCAAAGCCAAGGATGACAGTCGGATCAAGGCCGTGGTCGTCTCCATCAACAGCCCAGGCGGCACCGTGGGGGCGTCCGACGTCTGCTACGATCTGATCCGCCGCTACAAGCAGGAGACGGGCAACCCCGTGGTGGCCGTGCTCATGGAGG from Oceanidesulfovibrio marinus includes:
- a CDS encoding DNA alkylation repair protein gives rise to the protein MIQHAIERLAVRLDAGADPEVRAGADAYLKHVIPHRGVKRPGVTAVVRQWLAEDLHEAEPSQLREIGFALLRQPYSEDKYAGAMVLERVIAAGALGWREGLDLLADVFDDGCVQEWATCDTVCGRVCAPLITQGGMECARAVASWRDASNVWRKRAAAVSFVGFARKGESSLPGLTALVLQTAGALLPSPERFINLGVGWVLRELGNNEPDAVLAFVESRLADFNAEGLRYALEKRDPALRKELSAKRTALTRRRRST
- the dsrP gene encoding sulfate reduction electron transfer complex DsrMKJOP subunit DsrP, yielding MLEKALKGSPGYWIWLFVLAGIASVGMLVYVVQLNMGLKLTGMSRDVSWGFYIAQLTYLVGVAASAVMLVLPAYFHHYKAFKKIIILGEFLAIASVAMCILFVVVDLGQPQRLFNVVLHPTPNSVLFWDMVVLNVYMYLNLFIGWVSLECERNRVDPPSWLKYFIWLSIIWAFSIHTVTAFLYAGLPGRHYWLTAIMAARFLASAFASGPAILLLLVFLLQKLTKFRAGTEAIMSVAKIITYAMCVNIFFYLLEMFTSFYSSIPGHKSPIIYLFSGLDGYNQWVPYMWVAVITAAISLVLLIPAKIRDNHKVLPWALMLLVIATYIDKGIGLIVGGFTPTPFETVTEYVPTIPELTITIGIYAIGAIILTILWKIAIEVKRDLGTLDKEPPKFKKLYVEDLQYSEDYH
- the dsrO gene encoding sulfate reduction electron transfer complex DsrMKJOP subunit DsrO, which translates into the protein MSKTRRDFLKIAGISALGLGCSALPAAASEEGLAAAPAADAPAADTMNPHALTATRWGMAIFTRKIKGPEHFKQIISACHSYHNVPKIPKHKNEIKWIWEDSFEHTFTEKESHYLAEDVKMMDFLLLCNHCDNPPCVRVCPTKATFKRDWDGIVMMDMHRCIGCRFCMAACPYGSRSFNFGDPRPYIKELNPDYPTRMRGVVEKCDFCVERLAQGMMPACVEASEGALVFGDLDDPNSDVRKALRENFSIRRKTSLGTQPSVYYII
- the dsrJ gene encoding sulfate reduction electron transfer complex DsrMKJOP subunit DsrJ, with product MYNAKYIVPGIVVFLILATLPFWWSSIFVPGYKTPELALPKDQDKCIESADYMKANHMQMLNDWRDRVVRQGERLYTATDGKVYEMSLQNTCMKCHTNKAEFCDKCHDTASVNPYCWQCHQAPRGNEQ
- the dsrK gene encoding sulfate reduction electron transfer complex DsrMKJOP subunit DsrK; the encoded protein is MANVPTPEELLNIDYSMPQQGWMDRKPVFEDGNFCYPAKPEIIEEIGFPNPRVWSPKDDDWKLPENWMEILHDGMKDRLSRYRSFKLFMDICVRCGACADKCHFFIGGGDPKNMPVLRAELLRSIYRKEFTTAGKILGKLAGARPLTQDVVKEWFYYFYQCTECRRCSLYCPYGIDTAEVTMMARELLHLLGIGINWIMEPVRNCNRMGNHLGIQPHAFKDIVDFLCEDIEEVTGIKIDPPMNEKGHEVIFITPSGDVFADPGVYTFMGYLMLFHEIGLDYTLSTYASEGGNFGLFTSHEMMKKLNAKMYAEAERLGSKWILGGECGHMWRVINQYMDTHNGPAPFLEVPKSPITGTVFENARQTKMVHICEFTADLMKHNKIRLDPSRNDHLRVTFHDSCNPARGMGFFEEPRYVIKQAVRNFFEMPPSTIREQTYCCGGGSGLNTDEIMEIRMRGGLPRGNALRHVQREHDVNMMSCICAIDRATLIPLADYWAPGVGISGVHELVANALIMKGEKKRTMDLRLEELPGMEGE
- the dsrM gene encoding sulfate reduction electron transfer complex DsrMKJOP subunit DsrM, which codes for MSFFIAFLLVLAFGSLAYLGVESGYKLTFAAIIPYVAVGVFVFGFVYKLIDWARSPVPFRIPTTGGQQKSLDWIQTDYLDNPPNKGWTVGRMILEVLTFRSLFRNTSMKLRWQDGEPRVAYYSAKWLWLFGLAFHYCFLLIFIRHFRLFMEPVPILVKGAEFMDGILQIGAPRLYQTDLIIVGALLFLLLRRVFDNKVRYISLLSDYFPLFLLLSIVSTGLWMRYFGKTDIVGVKQMTMSLVQFDPVVVDSVGAIFYIHLFFVSILLMYFPFSKLMHMGGVFLSPTRNAPNDTRMNHHVNPWNPPKKFHTYEAYEDDFREVMVEAGLPVEKQLEETPETEAEAE
- a CDS encoding RsbRD N-terminal domain-containing protein — its product is MIDERWRDAIFRTYPLDTVGFMRRQKDQFANPVGQRTTAAISALVDLLIGEGLDSEAVRPHIDEIVRVRAVQDFSASQAVGVIFLLKTVVRELVRQSEEGASLYGELLQFESKIDSLALLSFENYCICRDQINQLRIDEVKRQHSRLLERAKMIYGDQAEDPDTPKH
- a CDS encoding outer membrane lipoprotein-sorting protein, producing MIWHRYRSLGVRLLALVLLSLALIVSRAEPAWSLLLTSEAILNRAEQALTHPEGVVWTLNVDVDEGERSLSRTLLVTAKGANVLAEMLRPREMQGQLILRSGDRFWAINPGVALPDSLKPSNSYLGPVSYACLMPIDLLANYEVEEVGEDSAYGEACFLFIMRGRKGSGEYDTLRVWISKSRLVAVKINFYTPSGRFLKSAYLKYEHEALVDGEMRPFLSDMDIRSGIFSDASAVLEWSPPQFLNIPADTFELRTLLGQEAYEELQREEAKRQHAEPSTPDRNETDGE
- the bamE gene encoding outer membrane protein assembly factor BamE domain-containing protein; translated protein: MRMVSFVLALALLTGAGLFSGCSEVRPTSPRASMQQGEIPPVQIGMTKQQVVSALGRPSGVKAHGRYEYYCYEVDHYGATGKPAAIFVKHEDNLVVGYGRVNAQDNCD
- a CDS encoding agmatine deiminase family protein, which encodes MTESSPARRVLPAEWEPHRAVWLGWPTKISDWSPKFQAIPWVYGEMVRQLAASEEVRLLVDDERVEARARSVLTRAGMAQELPGVRFVRQPTDRGWTRDFMPFFTVGRAEDGPAISGSGMAVDCGFTGWARYPDHTLDDAVSVGCAAELGWDIRTAEYDGRRLVLEGGGVDTDGAGTVLVTEEWLLDTEVQVRNPGMTRQDYEAAFAKLFGTDNTIWLGRGIAGDDTHGHVDDFCRFVGPGRILLCREPDGGDMNHRPLEENRERLEDARLADGSKPEVVFLPMPQPVWFDGMRLPASYGNFYIGNSVVLVPTFNDPNDRAALGILAECFPDRRVVGIHAVDLALGFGGVHCLTHEQPEALAESDG